The genome window TGTTATTGAGGGCTTTAGGATTTGGAAGTGACCAAGAAATCCTAAACTTATTCGGGGAAGATGAATATATTCGCAATACATTAGAAAAAGACAACACAGACTCAACAGAAAAAGCTTTAATTGAGATATATGAACGCTTAAGACCGGGTGAACCACCAACAGTAGACAATGCCAAAAGCTTATTGGAATCTCGCTTCTTTGATCCTAAGCGTTATGACCTTGCTAATGTTGGGCGCTACAAAATTAACAAGAAACTACACATTAAGAACCGTCTGTTCAACCAGAGATTAGCTGAAACGCTCATAGACCCTGAAACGGGTGAAATTTTAGCAGAAGCTGGACAACAGATTGATAGAAGGTTACTCAATAAATTGATACCATTACTAGAACAAGGTATGAACTTCAAAGATGTTCATCCTGTTGAAGGTGTCTTAGAAGATGATATCGGGCTACAAAGCGTTGATATTTTCTCTCCGCTAGATCAAGAGAGTGGGGAAGTCGTTAAAGTCATATCAAACGCACAAATAGACAAAGATGTTAAGCATATCACACCTGCAGATATTATTTCCTCAATTAACTATTTTATTAATCTCTTGCATGGTGTGGGTAACACGGATGACATTGACCACCTAGGTAACCGTCGTCTGCGTTCAGTAGGGGAACTGCTCCAAAACCAATTCCGTATTGGATTGTCTAGGATGGAACGTGTTGTAAGAGAACGGATGTCCATTCAAGATGCAAACGCGATTACCCCTCAGGCACTAATCAACATACGTCCTGTAATTGCATCCATTAAGGAGTTCTTCGGTAGCTCGCAGTTATCCCAATTCATGGACCAAACAAACCCACTAGCTGAGCTCACGCATAAGCGTCGTTTATCAGCACTAGGGCCAGGTGGTCTTACACGTGAACGGGCCGGGTTTGAAGTGCGTGACGTTCACCACTCTCACTATGGACGGATGTGCCCAATCGAAACACCAGAGGGACCAAATATCGGGCTGATTAACTCCTTGTCATCCTTTGCGCGTGTGAACCTCTACGGTTTTATTGAAACACCATACCGAAGAGTCGACCCAGATACAAACAAAGTAACGGATGAGATAGAATACCTAACAGCAGATGAAGAAGATAACTATGTCATCGCACAGGCCAACGCTAAACTTGATGAAGATAAGCGATTCCAAAATGAACAGGTTGTTGCACGTTTCAAGGATGAAATTCTAACTGTAGGAAGAGACCGCATCGATTACATGGACGTTTCTCCAAAACAGGTTGTATCAGTCGCGACCGCATGTATCCCATTCTTGGAAAACGATGACTCTAACCGTGCACTGATGGGTGCGAACATGCAACGTCAGGCGGTGCCATTGTTAACACCACGTTCACCTATCGTAGGAACAGGAATGGAATACAAAGCAGCAAAAGACTCTGGGGCAGCTATGATCGCCAAGTATCCAGGGGTCGTTGAGAGAGTAACTGCAAAGGAAGTTTGGGTACGACGTACAGAAGAAGTAGATGGCAAGACGGTCGAAGGCCCTCTTGATAAGTATCGTTTACTCAAATATCAACGCTCTAACCAAGGAACTTCCTATAACCAGCGTCCGATTGTTAGAGCAGGGGACGTTGTGACCAAAGGCGAGATTCTAGCTGATGGACCGTCAATGGAAGTTGGTGAAATGGCACTAGGGCAAAACGTACTCGTCGGATTTATGACTTGGGAAGGTTATAACTTCGAGGACGCCATTATCTTAAGTGAAAGACTTGTGAAAGACGATGTCTATACTTCGATTCATATCGAAGAGTATGAGTCTGAAGCGAGAGACACGAAGCTAGGGCCAGAGGAAATCACTCGCGATATACCGAACGTCGGGGAAGATGCGCTAAAGAACTTAGACGAAAGAGGTATTATCCGTATCGGTGCTGAGATTCATGACGGAGACATTCTAGTGGGTAAAGTCACCCCTAAAGGTGTAACGGAACTCACAGCTGAAGAACGTCTACTGCATGCGATCTTTGGAGAAAAAGCGCGTGAGGTTAGAGACACGTCACTCAGAGCACCACATGGAGGCTCCGGTATCGTACTAGACGTGAAAGTCTTTACGAGAGCAAACGGAGACGAATTACCACCAGGTGTTAACCAATTGGTGCGCGTCTATATTGCTCAGAAGAGAAAGATTTCCGAAGGGGATAAGATGGCAGGTCGACATGGTAACAAGGGTGTTATCGCTCGTATCCTTCCTGAGGAAGATATGCCTTACCTACCAGACGGTACGCCTCTAGATGTCATGCTCAACCCATTAGGGGTACCTTCTCGAATGAACATCGGGCAAGTGCTGGAGCTACACCTAGGAATGGCAGGTAGAAAACTCGGTCTACACATGGCTACACCTGTTTTTGATGGCGCTAGAGAGGAAGATATCTGGGATACGCTCGAAGAAGCAGGCATGGATAGAGACGGTAAATCAAACTTGTTCGACGGTCGAACAGGAGATCAATTTGACAATCGTGTATCTGTCGGGATCATGTACATGATTAAGCTAGCACATATGGTTGATGATAAGATCCACGCTCGTTCAACAGGTCCATACTCTCTTGTTACGCAGCAGCCACTGGGCGGTAAAGCACAGTTTGGTGGACAGCGTTTTGGTGAGATGGAGGTTTGGGCGCTTGAGGCTTACGGTGCGGCATACACACTACAAGAGATTCTCACAGTGAAATCTGACGACGTTGTGGGCCGTGTCAAAACTTATGAATCCATCGTAAAAGGAGAAAATGTACCGGAGCCAGGCGTACCTGAGTCCTTTAAGGTTCTGATTAAAGAACTCCAAAGCTTAGGTATGGATGTGAAAGTACTTTCCTCCGATGAACAAGAGATTGACATGAGAGAGATTGACGAAGAAGAAGAACAATCAAACGAGAAACTTAACCTTAACCTTGAGGCGAATGAGCAATAATCATATGTGAAAAAAATAGGAGGTATGCTCCTTGATCGATGTAAATAACTTTGAGTACATGCAAATTGGTTTAGCGTCGCCAAACAAGATTCGTTCATGGTCTAGAGGGGAAGTCAAAAAACCCGAAACGATTAACTATCGAACGCTTAAACCTGAAAAAGAAGGGCTTTTCTGTGAGAAGATTTTCGGACCCACTAAGGATTGGGAATGTCACTGCGGGAAGTATAAGCGAGTCCGTTACAAAGGTGTCGTTTGTGACCGCTGTGGTGTTGAAGTGACAAGAGCGAAGGTCCGCCGTGAGAGAATGGGGCATATTGAACTCGCTGCCCCTGTATCTCACATCTGGTACTTCAAAGGTATCCCTAGTCGTATGGGCCTTAGCTTGGATATGAGTCCGCGTTCTTTAGAGGAAGTCATCTACTTTGCTTCTTATGTCGTTGTAGACCCTGGAGAAACACCACTAGAGAAGAAGCAGCTTCTTTCTGAAAAAGAGTATCGTAGCTATCGAGAGAAATACGGTACCACCTTTAAAGCGGCCATGGGGGCTGAAGCGATCAAATCACTACTGCTTGACCTTGACGTTGACAAAGAAGTTAATATGCTTAAGGAAGAGCTCAAAACAGCCCAAGGCCAACGACGCAATAGAGCAATTAAACGATTAGAAGTTTTAGAAGCATTTAGAAACTCAGGTAACGATCCATCATGGATGATTTTAGAGGTACTCCCCGTCATCCCGCCTGAACTAAGGCCGATGGTGCAGTTAGACGGGGGGCGTTTTGCCACTTCTGACCTTAACGATTTATACCGTCGTGTGATCAACCGAAACAATCGATTAAAGCGTCTATTAGATCTCGGAGCGCCTGAGATCATCGTGCAAAACGAAAAGAGAATGCTTCAGGAAGCGGTTGACGCATTAATAGATAACGGGCGTAGAGGCCGTCCAGTAACGGGACCGGGTAACCGTCCGTTGAAATCTCTCAGTCATATGCTAAAAGGGAAACAAGGTCGCTTCCGTCAAAACCTTCTCGGTAAGCGTGTGGACTACTCCGGACGTTCCGTTATCGTTGTAGGTCCTCACTTGAAGATGTACCAATGTGGTCTACCAAAAGAAATGGCACTAGAACTATTTAAGCCGTTTGTGATGAAAGAGCTTGTCTCTAAAGGCATTGCACATAACATCAAGAGTGCCAAGCGTAAAGTCGAGCGCGTGAATCCAGAGGTATGGGACGTTCTAGAAGAAGTGATCAAAGAGCACCCTGTCCTGCTTAACCGTGCGCCTACACTTCACCGTCTAGGGATTCAGGCATTTGAACCTACTCTTGTTGAAGGGCGTGCCATTAAGCTTCACCCACTCGTTTGTACAGCATATAACGCCGACTTTGACGGTGACCAAATGGCCGTACACGTGCCGTTATCTGCAGAAGCGCAAGCAGAAGCGCGCGTACTGATGCTCGCAGCTCAGAACATCCTGAACCCTAAGGATGGTAAACCGGTCGTAACGCCGTCACAGGATATGGTTCTAGGTAACTACTACATCACCCTAGAAAGACCAGGTGCGGTGGGAGAAGGCAGTATCTTTAACAACTCAGCAGAAGCTATCTCGGCTTATCAAAATGGTTATGTCCATCTGCATACAAGAGTAGCCATTCGCGGTAACTCATTAAATAAAACGTACTTTACAGAAGAACAAAATAACGCACTGGTTGTGTCAACGGTAGGGAAAATTATCTTTAATGAAATCCTGCCAGAGTCCTTCCCGTATATCAATGAACCAACGAAATATAACCTTGAGGTGGCTACACCCGAGAAATATTTCATTTATGATAAAGGGACTGACGTTAAAGAGTTTATCTCTAAGATGCCGCAAGTGGATCCATTTAAGAAAGGTTTCTTAGGCGATGTCATTGCAGAGTGCTTCAAACGATTCCAGATTACAGAGACATCCAAAATGCTTGACCGCATGAAAGATTTAGGCTTTGCTTACTCCACGAAAGCAGGGATTACCGTTGGTGTGGCCGATATCGTTGTGCTTGAAGAGAAAAAAGAGATTCTGGAGCAAGCAGAAAAAGACGTCGAAGTGATCTTGAAGCAATACCGCCGAGGTCTCATAACAGAGGATGAACGATATGACCGCGTCATCTCTATCTGGAGTAAAGCGAAAGATGTCATCCAAGAGAAACTAAAAAAATCACTCGATCCACTGAACCCGATCTTTATGATGTCTAACTCTGGTGCTCGTGGTAACGACTCAAACTTTACGCAGCTTGCGGGTATGCGTGGGTTAATGGCCAATCCGTCAGGTCGTATCATTGAAATCCCGATTACATCTAGTTTCCGTGAAGGGCTAACGGTACTCGAGTACTTTATCTCTACACACGGTGCACGTAAAGGTCTAGCGGATACAGCCTTGAAGACGGCCGACTCAGGTTACCTCACACGTCGTCTAGTTGACGTGGCTCAAGACGTCATCATTCGAGAAGATGACTGTGGTACGGACAGAGGCTTAGACGTATCAGCTATACGTGATGGAAGAGAGATTATTGAAGGCATCCATGATCGTCTAGTAGGACGTCTTGCTTTTGAAACGGTGAAACATCCGGAGACAGGCGAAGTGCTTATAAGACCGAACGAATTAATCACTGAAGATATCGCCACAGTTATCGTTGAAGCAGGGGTCGAACAAGTCAAAATCCGTTCCGTCTTCACATGCCGTACGCGTCATGGTGCATGTCAAAGATGTTACGGGCGCAACCTTGCGACAGGTAACCAAGTTGAAATCGGTGAGTCTGTTGGTATCATCGCGGCCCAATCCATTGGTGAACCGGGTACTCAGCTTACAATGCGTACCTTCCACACAGGTGGGGTTGCAGGAGACGATATCACACAGGGTCTGCCACGTATCCAAGAGATATTCGAAGCCAGGAATCCAAAAGGGCAAGCGGTTATCTCTGAGTTAGAGGGTAAAGTGGTGGAGGTCCGCGAAGTCAAAGATCGACGCGAGATTGTTGTTCAAGGCGACGTGGAAACACGCAATTACACTGCCCCATATGGCGCACGCTTAAAAGTAAGTGAGGGTGACGATGTAATAGCTGGGCAAGAACTCACAGAAGGTTCCGTGGATCCAAAAGAACTACTCAAGGTTCAAGGCATGCACGGCGTACAAGAGTATCTGTTAAAAGAGGTACAGAAGGTATACCGTATGCAAGGGGTAGAAATTGGAGACAAACACGTCGAAGTGATGGTACGTCAAATGTTGCGTAAGATTCGTGTCATGGACGCGGGAGATACCGACCTGCTCCCAGGCTCTTACATTGATATCTATGATTACGAAGTCGCCAACCACAAAGTATTACAACAAGGTGGCGTACCTGCAACAGCTCGTCCTGTCTTGCTCGGTATCACTAAAGCTTCACTTGAAACAGACTCCTTCTTATCTGCAGCATCCTTCCAAGAGACAACAAGAGTGCTTACAGATGCTGCCATCAAAGGTAAACGTGACGAATTACTCGGCTTGAAAGAGAACGTCATTATCGGTAAGCTAGTACCAGCTGGTACGGGAATGAACCGTTACCGCCAAGTTGGAGTCCGACATACGGATGAAACGCCTGGAGAGACTGATGGTGACCAGGACCCATCCGTTGTTCAAGACCCGGTCATCGCTGAATAACAGTCATCGTGTAAACGGGAGATCATGGTAACTAAATAAAGTGTGAGGGTGCTTTGCACCCTCACCTTTCATACAGGAAGAAAATCCTAGCCTGAAGTCATTGACACAACGTGTCGAGAATGATACTATATCTGAGTGTGCTTAGATGCCTAAATGCTTTGGAGGATGTATAAATGTCTTATGAAAAAGTAAAGCAGGCAAAGGAAATCAGAATAGGTTTGAAACAGACAATGAAGTCTGTTCAACAAAGTGAAGTGGACGAAGTGCTTATTGCGAAAGATGCAGATCCACACATCGTCTCAAAAGTCCATCGCATATGCGAGGAACACCGTGTTAGCACCATCTATGTAGATTCCATGAAAACGTTAGGTCAAACGTGTGGAATTGATGTAGGGGCTGCAACCGTGGCTCTTAAAAAGTAAGGAAGTTGCGAAGGTGAGAGCGGCTTTCTTATTCAGATATGTTTTTGTTCGGACACCCTCCTGACAAAAACTACAATTTTGCCTTTTTACGAACCACCTGGATCTGTGTACTTGAAAAATTGGAAGGAGGTGCGATGAATGCCTACTATTAACCAGCTAGTAAGAAGAGGTCGCGTAGCGAGATCAGAGAAGTCTAATTCTCCTGCCTTGCAGAAAGGTTACAACAGCTTCAAGAAAACAAGCACGGACTACAGTGCGCCACAAAAACGAGGCGTTTGTACGCGTGTGGGAACAATGACGCCTAAGAAACCAAACTCAGCGCTACGTAAATATGCGCGTGTTCGTTTAACAAACGGAATTGAAGTGACAGCTTACATTCCGGGGATTGGACACAACCTTCAAGAGCACAGCGTTGTGCTTATCCGTGGTGGTCGTGTAAAAGACTTACCAGGGGTACGTTACCACATTGTACGTGGTGCGCTTGATACTGCAGGTGTTCAAGACCGTGCGCAAGGACGTTCTAAGTATGGTACGAAGAGACCAAAGGAAGCTAAAAAATAAGCTTTAATCTATCGCTAGCGCTTACCATAAGCGCTGGCCTCTACTTAGGATGATAACCCTAAAAATCGATAGATAGGAAAACAGATGTAAAGGAGGGGAAAGCATGCCAAGAAAAGGTCCAGTAACTCGCCGTGATGTATTACCTGATCCGGTATACAACAGTAAGCTTGTCACTCGTCTGATTAACCGCATCATGCTTGACGGAAAAAGAGGAGTTGCACAACGCATTCTATATAACGCATTTGATCTTATTCAAGAGCGTACAGGGCAAGAACCTATGGAAGTATTTGACGAAGCGCTTAAGAACATCATGCCAGTACTTGAAGTTAAAGCACGCCGTGTAGGTGGGTCTAACTACCAAGTACCAGTAGAAGTACGTCCTGATCGTCGTACGACACTAGGTCTACGTTGGTTAGTAAACTACGCGCGTTTACGTGGTGAAAAAACAATGGAAGAGCGCTTAGCTGCAGAAATCATCGATGCTTCAAACAACACAGGCTCTGCTGTGAAGAAGCGCGAAGATGTGCATAAAATGGCTGAGGCGAACAAAGCGTTTGCTCACTACCGTTGGTAATTTGATAACACATTGCTTGACTTCATGGTCTCAGAAGCCATGTCACAAAAGAAACCAAATAGAAAATTTTTCTTACGGAAGGAGAAAATAACCTATGGCAAGAGAGTTCTCCTTAAAAAATACGCGTAATATTGGGATCATGGCTCATATTGACGCTGGTAAAACAACGGCAACAGAACGTATTTTGTTCTATACAGGTCGTATTCATAAAATTGGTGAAACGCACGAAGGTGCTTCCCAAATGGACTGGATGGACCAAGAGCAAGAACGTGGTATCACAATCACGTCTGCTGCCACAACTGCTCAGTGGAAAGGCCATCGTGTCAACATTATCGACACGCCTGGACACGTAGACTTCACAGTTGAGGTTGAGCGTTCCCTTCGCGTATTAGATGGAGCTGTCGCACTACTTGATGCACAATCAGGTGTTGAGCCCCAAACCGAAACTGTTTGGCGCCAGGCAACAACTTACGGTGTACCACGTATCGTCTTTGTTAACAAAATGGATAAAGTCGGCGCTGACTTCTTAGGCTCCGTTCAAACGATACATGATCGTCTTGAAGCGAACGCCGTAGCTGTCCAACTACCGATTGGTGCAGAAGATGAGTTTGAAGGGATCATTGACCTCGTAGAAATGCAAGCTTACTACTATATTGATGACCTTGGTACTCGTACAGAGGCTCGTGACATCCCTGATGAATACAAAGAGCAAGCTGATGAGTATCGTACTAAACTAGTGGAGGCAGTCGCTGAACTAGATGAAGAACTCATGATGAAATATCTTGAAGGAGAAGAACTCACTAAGGATGAGATTAAAGCAGCACTCCGCCAAGGGACATGTGACGTTGAAATCTATCCTGTACTTTGTGGTTCTGCTTTCAAAAACAAAGGGGTACAATTAATGATCGACGCTGTCATTGATTACCTACCTTCTCCAGTAGATGTACCACCGATCAAAGGAATCTTACCAGATTCTGAGGAAGAAGTGACTCGTGAATCAAGTGACGATGCACCATTCTCTGCATTAGCATTCAAGATTATGACTGACCCTTATGTCGGTAAGTTATCATTCTTCCGCGTCTACTCAGGTATACTCAAATCAGGATCTTACGTCTTAAACTCAACAAAAGGGAAGCGTGAACGCGTAGGTCGTATCCTACAGATGCACGCCAACTCTCGTGAGGAAATATCTGAGATCCACGCAGGTGAGATTGCAGGTGCAGTTGGACTTAAAGATACGGCTACAGGGGATACGCTATGCGATGAGAAAAACCCTGTTATCCTAGAATCTATGTCCTTCCCTGAGCCTGTTATTAAACTTGCGATTGAGCCAAAAACAAAGGCAGACCAAGAGAAAATGGGTATTGCCCTTGCTAAGCTTGCAGAAGAAGACCCAACGTTCCGTACTGAGACTGACGATGAAACAGGACAAACGATCATCGCTGGTATGGGTGAGCTTCACCTCGATATCATCGTTGACCGCTTGAAACGTGAATTCAAAGTTGAAGCGAACGTAGGGGCACCTCAGGTTGCTTACAAAGAAACGATTCGTCAAGCGGCTAAGGTTGAAGGTAAATTCGTACGTCAATCCGGTGGTCGTGGACAATACGGACACGTATGGGTTGAATTTGAACCACTTGAGGCAGGTAGCGGCTTTGAATTCGAAAACAAAATTGTGGGTGGGGCTGTACCAAGAGAGTACATTCCATCAGTACAACAAGGGATCGAAGAAGCGATGCAGAACGGCCTCATAGCAGGCTATGAAGTCATCGACATGAAGGCGACATTATTTGATGGAAGCTACCACGACGTTGACTCCAGTGAGATGGCCTTTAAGATTGCCGGTTCCATGGCACTTAAAGAAGCTAAATCCAAGTGTGACCCTGCGCTTCTAGAACCGATTATGAAAGTAGAAATCGTTGTTCCAGAAGAACACATGGGTGATGCAATGGGGCATGTTAATGCTCGTCGTGGACGTGTAGAAGGTATGGATGCTCGTGGTAATGCGCAAGTTATCCGTTCGTTTGTGCCACTATCTGAGATGTTCGGATACGCAACAACGCTACGTTCTAGCACACAAGGTCGTGGAACATACTCCATGCATTTTAGCCACTTCGAAGAAGCGCCTAAATCTATTACAGAAGAAGTAGCAAAAGGCAACGAATAATTTGTATAAATGATTGTCTTTTGAATTGTCTTGTTATAAGCTAAGGTTGGTTGATATCCATGATGGGATAGCCCAACCCTAGTCTTAAATAAAAATTATAATTATTCTCTTAAAACAAGGAGGAAATCAATAATGAGTAAAGAAAAGTACGAACGTACGAAACCGCATGCTAACATTGGTACGATTGGTCACGTTGACCATGGTAAAACAACATTAACTGCTGCCATTACAACTGTACTATCCACCAAAGGTGGGGGAGAAGCAAGAGCTTACGACTCTATCGATGGTGCACCAGAAGAGCGTGAACGTGGAATCACGATTTCCACTGCACACGTAGAGTATGAAACTGACAACCGTCACTATGCTCACGTTGACTGCCCAGGACACGCTGACTACGTTAAAAACATGATCACTGGTGCTGCACAAATGGATGGTGCAATCCTCGTTGTGTCTGCAGCTGACGGCCCAATGCCTCAGACTCGTGAGCACATCCTACTTTCTCGTCAGGTAGGGGTACCTTCTATCGTGACATTCTTAAACAAGTGTGACATGGTAGACGACGAAGAACTACTAGAGCTTGTTGAAATGGAAGTACGTGACCTTCTTTCTGAGTACGACTTCCCTGGAGACGACGTACCAGTCATCAAAGGTTCTGCACTTCAAGCACTAGAAGATCCTTCTAGCGAATGGGCTGACAGAATCATTGAACTAATGGAAGCTGTTGACGCTTACATCCCAACACCAGAACGTGACACTGACAAGCCTTTCCTAATGCCTGTTGAGGACGTATTCTCAATCACAGGTCGTGGAACAGTTGCAACTGGCCGTGTTGAACGTGGTGTCATCAAAGTGGGTGACTCTCTAGAGATCCTTGGTCTTGAAGAAGAGCCTAAAAACACAACTTGTACTGGAGTTGAAATGTTCCGTAAGCTTCTAGATCAAGCAGAAGCAGGGGACAACGTTGGGGTACTACTTCGTGGTGTTGACCGTGAAGAAGTACAACGTGGTCAAGTACTTATCCAACCTGGAACAGTAAAAGCGCACACTAAATTCTCTGCGCAAGTTTACGTCCTAAGTAAAGACGAAGGTGGACGTCACACGCCTTTCTTCGCTAACTACCGTCCACAGTTCTACTTCCGTACAACTGACGTAACAGGCATCATTCAACTTCCAGAAGGCGTAGAAATGGTTATGCCTGGGGACAACATTGAAATGACTGTTGAACTTATCGCACCAATCGCGATCGAAGAAGGAACTCGTTTCGCGATCCGTGAAGGTGGACGTACAGTAGGTGCAGGTGCGGTTGCTACAATTCACGAATAATATAGAAGCTTTATGATCTCTCACAGATCGTACAAAGCTTAATCTATAAAAGAAGCATCCTATTAGAGGGTGCTTCTTTTTTCTACGACTATATGCATGACGTATATCGTTCATACCAAAAAGAGGATGTTAAGGCATAGGGAAACAACGCTAATAACAACTTGCTTTTTAATTTTATATATTATAAGATTATTGAGTGCCCAACTGACATAGTTTTTTAGCGATAATACTTGATATTTAGGTCGATTTTCGATAAAATAGTGTCTGTTGGTCATTGGCTGCGATGAAGTAGGAGGTTACCGACACACCCGGCCCCTTTGCCATGGCTGGCGTCGGAAAATTTCTATGGAGAAGTCTAATTTAAAATTGGGCGACGAAGGAGGGAGACATATGGCAAAGCAAAAGATTCGTATTCGTTTAAAAGCTTATGATCATAGAGTGTTAGATCAATCAGCTGAGAAAATTGTAGACACTGCGAAGCGTTCTGGTGCGGACGTATCTGGACCGATTCCATTACCGACGGAAAAAGCAGTATATACAATCCTACGTGCGGTACACAAGTACAAAGATGCACGTGAGCAGTTTGAGATGAGAACCCATAAGCGTTTAATCGATATCGTAAATCCGACACCACAAACAGTGGATGCTTTAATGCGTTTGGATTTACCATCTGGTGTCGATATTGAGATCAAACTATAATCTCTCGATGGTATAAATGGAAATCTTCCATTTAATATGGCAAAAAATAAAACTTACATTAGGAGGTGGCTTTCATGACCAAAGGAATCTTAGGTAAAAAACTTGGTATGACTCAAGTTTTTGGTGATAATGGTGTCGTCCTTCCTGTCACAGTAATCGAAGCTGGCCCATGTGTTGTGCTTCAGAAAAAAGATGCTGAGACAGACGGATACGAGGCGGTTCAACTTGGTTACGATGATAAAAAAGAAAACCGTGCAAACCAACCTGAAACTGGCCATGCCAAAAAGGCAGAAACTGCGCCTAAGCGCTACATTAAAGAAATTCGCGGAGTTGAAGGCGAATTTGAAGTTGGTCAAGAAGTCAAAGCTGACATTTTTGAAGCTGGTGAAGTTGTAGACATCACTGGTGTATCCAAAGGGAAAGGATTCCAAGGCTCCATTAAGCGTCATGGTCAAGCGCGTGGTCCTATGACTCACGGTTCACGTTACCATCGTCGCACAGGTGCCCTAGGTGCTACAGATCCAGCCCGTGTATTTAAAGGTAGACCTTTACCAGGTCGTATGGGTGGCAATAAAGTCACAATTCAAGGCCTAGAAATCGTGAAAGTTGACACGGACCGCAACTTGCTTCTAGTGAAAGGAAACGTTCCTGGAGCGAAGAACAGCTTTGTGACTGTGAAAACTTCAGTGAAGCAATAAGGTTGAAGGAAAGGAGGAATCGCTATGCCAAAAGTAGCATTATACAACCAATCCGGCTCTACAGTTGGAGATATTGAACTTGCAGATGCCGTGTTTGGAATTGAGCCAAACGCTCATGTACTACATGATGCTGTTGTTATGCAACAAGCGTCTGAACGCCGTGGTACGCATGATGTGAAAAACCGTTCA of Caldalkalibacillus salinus contains these proteins:
- the rpoB gene encoding DNA-directed RNA polymerase subunit beta, which produces MAAKLVQYGRYRQRRSYARINEVLDLPNLIEIQQASYDWFLEEGLREMFKEISPIEDFTGNLVLEFIDYSLGEPKYSVEESKERDVTFAAPLRVKVRLINQETGEVKEQEVFMGDFPLMTDTGTFIINGAERVIVSQLVRSPSVYFSKKIDKNGKMGFNATVIPNRGAWLELETDAKDIVYVRIDRTRKLPVTVLLRALGFGSDQEILNLFGEDEYIRNTLEKDNTDSTEKALIEIYERLRPGEPPTVDNAKSLLESRFFDPKRYDLANVGRYKINKKLHIKNRLFNQRLAETLIDPETGEILAEAGQQIDRRLLNKLIPLLEQGMNFKDVHPVEGVLEDDIGLQSVDIFSPLDQESGEVVKVISNAQIDKDVKHITPADIISSINYFINLLHGVGNTDDIDHLGNRRLRSVGELLQNQFRIGLSRMERVVRERMSIQDANAITPQALINIRPVIASIKEFFGSSQLSQFMDQTNPLAELTHKRRLSALGPGGLTRERAGFEVRDVHHSHYGRMCPIETPEGPNIGLINSLSSFARVNLYGFIETPYRRVDPDTNKVTDEIEYLTADEEDNYVIAQANAKLDEDKRFQNEQVVARFKDEILTVGRDRIDYMDVSPKQVVSVATACIPFLENDDSNRALMGANMQRQAVPLLTPRSPIVGTGMEYKAAKDSGAAMIAKYPGVVERVTAKEVWVRRTEEVDGKTVEGPLDKYRLLKYQRSNQGTSYNQRPIVRAGDVVTKGEILADGPSMEVGEMALGQNVLVGFMTWEGYNFEDAIILSERLVKDDVYTSIHIEEYESEARDTKLGPEEITRDIPNVGEDALKNLDERGIIRIGAEIHDGDILVGKVTPKGVTELTAEERLLHAIFGEKAREVRDTSLRAPHGGSGIVLDVKVFTRANGDELPPGVNQLVRVYIAQKRKISEGDKMAGRHGNKGVIARILPEEDMPYLPDGTPLDVMLNPLGVPSRMNIGQVLELHLGMAGRKLGLHMATPVFDGAREEDIWDTLEEAGMDRDGKSNLFDGRTGDQFDNRVSVGIMYMIKLAHMVDDKIHARSTGPYSLVTQQPLGGKAQFGGQRFGEMEVWALEAYGAAYTLQEILTVKSDDVVGRVKTYESIVKGENVPEPGVPESFKVLIKELQSLGMDVKVLSSDEQEIDMREIDEEEEQSNEKLNLNLEANEQ
- the rpoC gene encoding DNA-directed RNA polymerase subunit beta', whose translation is MIDVNNFEYMQIGLASPNKIRSWSRGEVKKPETINYRTLKPEKEGLFCEKIFGPTKDWECHCGKYKRVRYKGVVCDRCGVEVTRAKVRRERMGHIELAAPVSHIWYFKGIPSRMGLSLDMSPRSLEEVIYFASYVVVDPGETPLEKKQLLSEKEYRSYREKYGTTFKAAMGAEAIKSLLLDLDVDKEVNMLKEELKTAQGQRRNRAIKRLEVLEAFRNSGNDPSWMILEVLPVIPPELRPMVQLDGGRFATSDLNDLYRRVINRNNRLKRLLDLGAPEIIVQNEKRMLQEAVDALIDNGRRGRPVTGPGNRPLKSLSHMLKGKQGRFRQNLLGKRVDYSGRSVIVVGPHLKMYQCGLPKEMALELFKPFVMKELVSKGIAHNIKSAKRKVERVNPEVWDVLEEVIKEHPVLLNRAPTLHRLGIQAFEPTLVEGRAIKLHPLVCTAYNADFDGDQMAVHVPLSAEAQAEARVLMLAAQNILNPKDGKPVVTPSQDMVLGNYYITLERPGAVGEGSIFNNSAEAISAYQNGYVHLHTRVAIRGNSLNKTYFTEEQNNALVVSTVGKIIFNEILPESFPYINEPTKYNLEVATPEKYFIYDKGTDVKEFISKMPQVDPFKKGFLGDVIAECFKRFQITETSKMLDRMKDLGFAYSTKAGITVGVADIVVLEEKKEILEQAEKDVEVILKQYRRGLITEDERYDRVISIWSKAKDVIQEKLKKSLDPLNPIFMMSNSGARGNDSNFTQLAGMRGLMANPSGRIIEIPITSSFREGLTVLEYFISTHGARKGLADTALKTADSGYLTRRLVDVAQDVIIREDDCGTDRGLDVSAIRDGREIIEGIHDRLVGRLAFETVKHPETGEVLIRPNELITEDIATVIVEAGVEQVKIRSVFTCRTRHGACQRCYGRNLATGNQVEIGESVGIIAAQSIGEPGTQLTMRTFHTGGVAGDDITQGLPRIQEIFEARNPKGQAVISELEGKVVEVREVKDRREIVVQGDVETRNYTAPYGARLKVSEGDDVIAGQELTEGSVDPKELLKVQGMHGVQEYLLKEVQKVYRMQGVEIGDKHVEVMVRQMLRKIRVMDAGDTDLLPGSYIDIYDYEVANHKVLQQGGVPATARPVLLGITKASLETDSFLSAASFQETTRVLTDAAIKGKRDELLGLKENVIIGKLVPAGTGMNRYRQVGVRHTDETPGETDGDQDPSVVQDPVIAE
- the rpsL gene encoding 30S ribosomal protein S12, which produces MPTINQLVRRGRVARSEKSNSPALQKGYNSFKKTSTDYSAPQKRGVCTRVGTMTPKKPNSALRKYARVRLTNGIEVTAYIPGIGHNLQEHSVVLIRGGRVKDLPGVRYHIVRGALDTAGVQDRAQGRSKYGTKRPKEAKK
- a CDS encoding 50S ribosomal protein L7ae-like protein, with protein sequence MSYEKVKQAKEIRIGLKQTMKSVQQSEVDEVLIAKDADPHIVSKVHRICEEHRVSTIYVDSMKTLGQTCGIDVGAATVALKK